From a region of the Pseudanabaena sp. ABRG5-3 genome:
- a CDS encoding Uma2 family endonuclease encodes MTLQPLTPESAIPDGMRTATSNTLPEIDYPDSDGNPMSDNTEQYRWIVIIKENLEIMFADDPNVFIAGDLLWYPVRHTQKRFAPDVMVALGRPKGRRGSYKQWLEDNIAPQVVFEILSPSNKDRRGMDSLEEKFDFYETYGVKEYYIYDPDDLILEGWQRVGDRLVKIPSMMDWVSPLLGIRFDWTTGQELVLSRPDGQRFLSSIELDRRLQQSKIQVWHEQQRAEQERKRAEIQRQRAEQESQRAEQESQRANRLAARLRELGIDPDDEL; translated from the coding sequence ATGACTCTGCAACCTTTAACCCCTGAATCAGCGATTCCCGATGGGATGCGTACCGCCACGTCAAATACACTTCCAGAGATCGACTATCCCGACAGTGATGGCAATCCCATGTCTGACAATACCGAACAATATCGCTGGATCGTAATTATTAAAGAAAATCTAGAGATCATGTTTGCCGATGATCCAAATGTGTTTATTGCAGGGGATTTGCTCTGGTATCCCGTCCGCCATACGCAAAAACGATTTGCCCCAGATGTAATGGTGGCACTTGGTAGACCCAAGGGGCGGCGAGGCTCCTATAAGCAATGGTTAGAAGATAATATTGCTCCCCAAGTCGTATTTGAGATTTTATCGCCCAGCAATAAAGATCGCCGAGGGATGGATTCCCTTGAAGAAAAATTTGATTTTTATGAAACTTATGGCGTTAAAGAATATTACATTTACGATCCAGACGATCTGATTCTAGAAGGTTGGCAAAGGGTGGGCGATCGCCTAGTCAAAATACCATCGATGATGGATTGGGTTAGTCCACTTTTGGGTATTAGATTTGACTGGACAACTGGACAAGAACTAGTGTTATCTCGCCCTGATGGTCAGAGATTCTTATCTTCGATCGAGTTGGATCGCCGTTTACAACAATCAAAAATCCAAGTTTGGCACGAGCAACAACGTGCCGAGCAAGAACGCAAACGCGCCGAAATTCAGCGTCAACGTGCGGAACAAGAAAGCCAACGTGCCGAGCAAGAAAGCCAACGTGCAAATCGCCTTGCTGCACGTTTACGAGAATTAGGTATAGATCCTGACGATGAACTTTAA
- a CDS encoding glycoside hydrolase family 19 protein has translation MKQIEIWRSQAAATLAFLVPKIAGTSPTTNDGLVDDLVRVLNNLPARPEARQPYAGIFPAADLQTWRNRAAVTLQTLVPKIQNVEGSVYDGAIDDLIRFIRKLPPRPTGRAPYAGLFAPADLATWRKQASQTLIAAIAKITDPKYTDADSKIDDLVRAMSGLPLRPILRKPYEGLYPAPNLVASRQLVAKRLQQLIDALKDDFNPKDVLVDSTIRALNNLPPRSANQEPYAGLYPPTPTTPNLLTADQLGAIAIYTSRNRLNQLLPNLNTTMQRYGITTPLRKAHFLAQTAHESDGFNTNEEYASGADYEGRRDLGNTKAGDGVRFKGRGLIQVTGRSNYAECGKALGVDLINNPQRLADYDLACLSAGWFWDSRSLNNYADNDDVIQITRIINGGFNGLADRQAYLARAKQVFGI, from the coding sequence ATGAAACAAATTGAGATTTGGCGATCGCAAGCTGCGGCAACCCTAGCTTTTCTAGTCCCTAAAATTGCTGGTACTTCCCCTACAACCAACGATGGCTTAGTCGATGATCTAGTGAGGGTACTCAATAATTTACCTGCTCGACCTGAAGCGAGACAGCCCTATGCAGGGATTTTTCCTGCGGCGGATCTGCAAACTTGGCGGAATCGAGCCGCAGTTACGCTCCAAACTTTAGTACCCAAAATTCAGAATGTTGAAGGTAGTGTCTATGATGGGGCGATCGATGATTTGATTCGCTTTATTCGTAAATTACCCCCACGTCCCACAGGTCGTGCGCCCTATGCAGGACTATTTGCACCCGCCGACCTTGCCACATGGCGCAAGCAAGCATCCCAGACTTTAATTGCCGCGATCGCCAAGATCACCGATCCCAAGTACACCGATGCCGATAGCAAAATTGATGACTTAGTTCGGGCTATGAGCGGCTTGCCCCTACGCCCCATCCTTCGCAAACCCTATGAAGGGCTTTACCCAGCACCAAATCTTGTCGCATCCCGTCAATTAGTTGCAAAGCGCTTACAACAATTAATTGATGCTCTTAAAGATGATTTCAATCCTAAAGATGTACTCGTAGATAGTACGATTCGGGCTTTAAATAATTTGCCACCACGCTCTGCTAATCAAGAACCCTATGCAGGCTTATATCCACCAACCCCAACCACACCTAATTTACTCACAGCAGATCAACTAGGGGCGATCGCTATCTACACTAGCCGAAATCGTCTCAATCAGTTACTCCCAAACCTCAATACCACCATGCAGCGTTATGGTATTACGACCCCATTACGCAAGGCCCATTTCCTTGCTCAAACTGCCCATGAAAGTGATGGGTTTAACACCAACGAAGAATATGCCTCTGGGGCAGACTATGAAGGACGACGAGATCTTGGCAATACCAAAGCAGGTGACGGCGTGCGGTTTAAAGGTCGTGGCTTAATCCAAGTCACAGGACGCTCTAATTACGCCGAATGTGGCAAGGCTCTGGGCGTGGACTTAATCAATAATCCGCAGCGCCTCGCCGACTACGATCTTGCCTGCCTCAGTGCAGGTTGGTTTTGGGATTCGCGATCGCTAAATAACTATGCCGATAATGATGATGTCATTCAAATTACCCGCATTATCAACGGTGGTTTCAATGGTCTAGCCGATCGCCAAGCCTATCTTGCTAGAGCCAAACAAGTATTCGGGATTTAG
- a CDS encoding AAA family ATPase: protein MNFKLNGNLGLCGAHRTGKTTLAIALADRLNIPFVRTTTSQVFAHLGLDPAEPMDFKTRLFVQNHVLDAAEQVWQNSAKPFISDRTPIDMIAYTLGDIQGKTEVDFDLLNQYIDRCFVSTNQFFQNLAIIQPGIPLVYEEGKAALNAAYIEHINILVIGLCSDRRLTADVFCNDREAIDLEIRILNILELFNS from the coding sequence ATGAACTTTAAGCTTAATGGGAATCTCGGTCTGTGTGGGGCGCATCGCACTGGAAAAACCACATTAGCGATCGCTTTAGCAGATCGCCTTAATATTCCCTTTGTCCGCACCACCACTAGCCAAGTTTTTGCCCATCTAGGCTTAGATCCTGCGGAGCCAATGGATTTTAAAACGCGCCTGTTTGTGCAGAATCATGTCCTCGATGCTGCTGAACAAGTCTGGCAAAATTCCGCAAAACCCTTTATTAGCGATCGCACCCCCATCGATATGATCGCCTATACCCTTGGTGATATCCAAGGCAAAACCGAGGTGGACTTTGACTTACTCAATCAATATATAGATCGCTGCTTTGTCAGTACCAATCAGTTTTTTCAAAATCTAGCAATCATTCAACCCGGAATCCCCCTTGTCTACGAAGAAGGAAAAGCCGCACTAAACGCCGCCTATATCGAGCATATTAATATTTTAGTTATCGGTCTCTGTAGCGATCGCCGCCTCACCGCCGATGTATTTTGTAACGATAGAGAAGCGATCGATCTCGAAATAAGAATACTTAATATTTTGGAGCTGTTTAATAGCTAA